In Solanum pennellii chromosome 3, SPENNV200, a single window of DNA contains:
- the LOC107013623 gene encoding uncharacterized protein LOC107013623 yields the protein MATHDQRQKGLRPHKEKICKVCGHVYKDVVMHDFIKYCLCFLCTHISLPFRDCRVDCYKDAPNNWCCEKCLKKQKDENSEGLELHASSNICQSTLPPKKRSKFLGENWKKEEQIRKTKYIPVDEAIGLLNSVSSRVMSTKSKTTETRGNSSKPRTQILDIFPKKRTLQYSLGSTGYKKPPSYLNFKKIEPSIKQVESSKDPERVTNLEHRSFNAVKTSGVMNPPMTHPCDPALAHSWKGSFEISSCSEFVQSDLHDFIQAHPPSRVKRKVYDLLGLLPHTLKFELVPREDIWTKLFNNYCPGKEDVGLYFLSSERERSGIYTSLVEFIRNRDFVMRMMINDVELLVLASTTLHNDCQKWNNEYFLWGLFYRIGQYTDGCAEGGSNKVIDMEIDMIAGENV from the exons ATGGCCACTCACGATCAGAGGCAAAAGGGACTACGCCCCCATAAG GAAAAGATTTGTAAAGTTTGCGGCCATGTCTACAAAGATGTTGTCATGCACGA ttttattaaatattgtttGTGTTTTTTATGCACACATATTTCTCTTCCTTTCAGGGATTGCCGGGTAGACTGTtataaagatgcaccaaataaTTGGTGTTGTGAAAAATGcctgaaaaaacaaaaagatgaGAACTCTGAGGGATTAGAGTTACATGCCTCTTCAAACATTTGTCAAAGCACTCTTCCACCAAAGAAACGTAGCAAGTTTCTTGGTGAGAACTGGAAAAAAGAGGAACAAATCAGGAAAACAAAGTATATACCTGTTGATGAAGCAATTGGCCTATTAAATTCCGTCTCTTCAAGAGTTATGTCAACTAAATCCAAGACTACTGAAACTCGAGGGAATTCAAGCAAACCTAGAACTCAGATTTTAGATATTTTTCCTAAGAAGAGAACACTGCAGTATTCTTTAGGGTCAACAGGATATAAGAAACCTCCCAGTTatctaaatttcaaaaaaatagaaCCAAGCATAAAACAAGTTGAATCATCTAAAG ATCCTGAGAGAGTTACCAATCTAGAGCATAGGAGTTTCAATGCTGTGAAAACGAGTGGAGTGATGAATCCACCTATGACACACCCTTGTGATCCTGCTCTAGCTCATTCCTGGAA GGGAAGTTTTGAAATCTCAAGTTGTTCAGAATTTGTTCAAAGTGACCTCCATGATTTCATCCAGGCTCATCCTCCTTCTAGAGTCAAACGTAAGGTGTATGATTTATTAGGGCTATTGCCTCATACActaaaatttgaactagttCCGCGCGAGGACATTTGGACAAAGCTATTCAATAATTATTGTCCAGGTAAAGAAGACGTAGGACTATATTTCCTTTCAAGTGAGAGAGAAAG GTCTGGGATATATACCTCTCTGGTGGAGTTCATACGTAACAGAGATTTTGTAATGAGAATGATGATAAATGATGTTGAGTTGCTTGTACTTGCATCCACAACCCTGCACAATGATTGTCAAA AATGGAACAACGAGTACTTTCTGTGGGGATTATTTTACCGCATCGGACAATATACAGATGGATGTGCCGAAGGGGGCAGCAACAAAGTGATTGATATGGAGATAGACATGATAGCTGGAGAAAATGTGTGA